One region of Pseudomonas glycinae genomic DNA includes:
- the pilV gene encoding type IV pilus modification protein PilV produces the protein MRAGSKHAQEGMTLIEVLVALLILTVGLLGAAAVQLNALKYTDSSRMTSQASFIAYDMMDRIRANSGADYTVTPPTTGNLSVARDQDLYDFTTNIVNFGGPTATGSITLNQRVYTITITWSDARATNTSSAPRSFVLTSRAAVDPVATP, from the coding sequence ATGAGGGCAGGGAGCAAGCACGCACAGGAGGGCATGACGCTGATCGAAGTGCTGGTCGCGTTGTTGATTCTGACGGTCGGGTTGCTGGGCGCGGCGGCGGTTCAGCTCAATGCGCTGAAGTACACCGACAGCTCGCGCATGACCAGCCAGGCGAGTTTCATCGCCTACGACATGATGGACCGGATCCGCGCCAACTCGGGCGCCGACTACACCGTCACACCGCCGACCACGGGCAACCTGAGTGTCGCCCGGGATCAGGATCTCTACGACTTCACCACCAATATCGTCAATTTCGGCGGCCCGACCGCCACCGGCAGCATCACCCTCAATCAACGCGTGTACACCATCACCATCACCTGGAGTGACGCGCGCGCCACCAATACGAGCAGTGCACCCCGCAGCTTTGTGCTGACCAGTCGCGCCGCGGTCGATCCGGTGGCCACGCCATGA
- a CDS encoding pilus assembly protein: protein MRSIERRFKWLSLLLGMLTGLYLAAPAYAFTPSDSPLLSAAAVPPNVMLMIDDSGSMNSIIYATGFDPAVDRTPARQCNAVIGLCLSSTAITGDTIFLSSLPTSGCSGGAYAFYNNSLTPLCLKLPDPVGSGNTRYSADYISYVVGLAISNGTRDFTTGAIPNDYRINVARNVSTALVTSNRNLRMGLATFNPATSNNPGNGGFIARSISDLSPVSGSVTQAQADTNYNALISSINGLSAVANTPLAETYYEITRYMRGMAPYYNSTPSTYTSPIQYRCQKNYGVVITDGLPTYDRTFPNNDPLGGSRLPNWDGINNDGDNLNGDGEGDTLYLDDIAKFAFDIDMRSSGTDAAGKSWNAVDFPRQNMNTYTVGFTASNDMLSDAADYGQGRYYQATDSAGLNAALSSALSDITSKAGSGGSGVASGTTLASGTSYFQTSYDPRDWRGTIKSFGFTSAGAVNTSAVLWTTDTAIVPGATSPTYQSWNTLNNAAVTLAYGNFSPAQQTILSQGLPTGISGIDLVEWSKGTNKTGLKVRSVLLGDIINSPLVLASPTEKTASDLAGDTSYSTYLTTKASNMNASLVVNANDGFVSVINSANGTRRYAYMPSSVLPSLRLIADPNYVNGVSHKFLVDGQLGVFDAQFGTAWKTLAIGGTGAGGKTFYGLQLFDASAGNVIRALWEVSAPATASTSNAFNDLGYAYARPEVARLADGRWAAFIANGYGSNSGVAALYVLDVRDGSLIKKIVIDSTETTNGLSSVKLRVNSQNVVQAAYGGDLKGRLWKFDLSATSSDSWGVAFSGKPLFTTAGGATQPITAQPLLADNALGGKQIFVGTGKFNEAADKTSKDLQAFYSVWDADGGSGQITVSSLQAQAITGVFSGSTGQFVTTSQNDTTYPAEKGWYLPLVYNNALTGERVINQASLVLGRIVFTTASVDTTDPCSSFGTGKLIELDAFSGKMLNYAVLDTNADGVVDSNDTISSGVVFTGGIPTLNAIVNGASRKVVNDSSGGITTLVEKSGGGSRRIMWRQIQ, encoded by the coding sequence ATGCGAAGTATTGAGCGACGCTTCAAATGGCTGTCGCTGCTGCTCGGCATGCTGACCGGGCTCTATCTGGCGGCACCGGCGTATGCTTTCACGCCGTCCGATTCGCCGCTGTTGAGCGCGGCCGCCGTGCCACCGAACGTCATGTTGATGATCGACGACTCGGGCAGCATGAACAGCATCATCTACGCGACGGGTTTTGATCCGGCCGTGGATCGCACGCCGGCCCGCCAGTGCAACGCGGTCATCGGCCTGTGCCTGAGCTCGACCGCCATTACCGGCGATACGATCTTTCTTTCGAGCCTGCCGACCTCCGGCTGCTCCGGCGGTGCCTATGCGTTCTACAACAACAGCCTGACGCCGCTCTGCCTGAAGCTGCCGGATCCGGTGGGCAGCGGCAACACTCGCTATTCGGCGGATTACATTTCCTATGTGGTGGGACTTGCCATCAGCAACGGAACGCGCGATTTCACCACCGGAGCCATTCCCAACGATTACCGGATCAACGTGGCGCGCAACGTTTCCACCGCACTGGTTACCAGCAATCGCAACCTGCGCATGGGCTTGGCCACCTTCAACCCGGCCACCAGCAACAACCCCGGCAACGGCGGTTTCATTGCGCGCTCCATCAGCGACCTGTCACCGGTCAGCGGCAGCGTGACCCAGGCCCAGGCCGACACCAACTACAACGCACTGATTTCCTCGATCAACGGCCTGAGCGCAGTGGCCAACACGCCACTGGCCGAGACCTATTACGAAATCACCCGCTACATGCGCGGGATGGCGCCGTACTACAACAGCACGCCGAGCACCTACACCAGCCCGATCCAGTACCGCTGCCAGAAAAACTACGGGGTGGTCATCACCGACGGCTTGCCGACCTATGACCGCACCTTCCCGAACAACGACCCGCTGGGCGGCAGTCGCTTGCCGAACTGGGACGGCATCAACAATGACGGTGACAACCTGAACGGAGACGGCGAGGGCGATACGCTGTATCTGGACGATATCGCCAAGTTCGCCTTCGACATCGACATGCGTTCCTCCGGCACCGACGCGGCGGGCAAGAGCTGGAACGCGGTGGATTTCCCCAGGCAGAACATGAACACCTACACCGTGGGCTTCACCGCTTCCAACGACATGCTTTCGGACGCCGCCGATTACGGACAGGGCCGCTACTACCAGGCGACCGACAGCGCCGGCCTGAATGCCGCGCTGTCCTCGGCACTGAGCGATATCACCTCCAAGGCCGGCTCCGGCGGCAGCGGTGTGGCCAGTGGCACCACGCTCGCGAGCGGCACCAGTTACTTCCAGACCAGTTATGACCCCAGGGACTGGCGCGGCACGATCAAGTCCTTTGGTTTTACCTCGGCCGGGGCGGTCAACACCTCGGCGGTATTGTGGACCACCGACACGGCCATCGTGCCCGGCGCCACCTCCCCGACCTACCAGTCGTGGAACACCCTGAACAACGCGGCGGTGACGCTGGCCTACGGCAACTTCTCCCCGGCCCAGCAGACTATTCTCAGCCAGGGTTTGCCCACCGGTATCAGCGGCATCGACCTGGTCGAATGGAGCAAAGGCACCAACAAGACCGGGCTCAAAGTGCGCAGCGTATTGCTCGGGGACATCATCAACTCACCACTGGTGCTGGCTTCGCCCACGGAAAAAACCGCCTCCGATCTGGCCGGTGACACCAGCTACAGCACCTACCTGACCACCAAGGCTTCGAACATGAATGCCAGCCTGGTGGTGAACGCCAACGACGGTTTTGTCAGTGTCATCAACTCGGCCAATGGTACCCGGCGCTATGCCTACATGCCGTCCAGCGTACTGCCCTCCTTGCGCCTGATTGCCGATCCGAACTACGTCAACGGCGTCAGCCACAAGTTTCTGGTGGATGGTCAGCTCGGTGTATTCGACGCGCAATTCGGTACGGCGTGGAAAACGCTGGCCATCGGCGGCACGGGCGCCGGCGGCAAGACTTTCTACGGGCTCCAGCTGTTCGATGCCTCGGCGGGCAACGTCATCCGTGCCTTGTGGGAGGTCAGCGCGCCGGCTACTGCCAGCACTTCCAACGCATTTAATGATCTGGGTTACGCCTATGCCCGTCCGGAAGTGGCACGCTTGGCCGATGGTCGCTGGGCGGCATTCATTGCCAACGGTTACGGCAGCAACTCCGGGGTGGCGGCGCTGTATGTGCTGGATGTGCGTGACGGCTCGCTGATCAAGAAAATCGTCATCGACAGTACGGAAACCACCAACGGTTTGTCCTCGGTCAAGCTGCGGGTCAATTCGCAGAACGTGGTGCAGGCGGCGTATGGCGGTGACTTGAAGGGACGGTTGTGGAAGTTCGACCTGAGCGCCACGTCCTCCGACAGCTGGGGCGTAGCGTTTTCCGGCAAGCCGTTGTTCACCACGGCCGGCGGGGCGACTCAGCCGATCACCGCGCAACCGTTGCTGGCGGACAACGCTCTGGGCGGCAAACAGATTTTCGTCGGCACCGGCAAATTCAACGAAGCCGCCGACAAGACCAGCAAGGATTTGCAGGCGTTCTATTCGGTGTGGGACGCCGATGGCGGGTCGGGCCAGATCACGGTCAGCAGTTTGCAGGCGCAGGCGATTACCGGGGTGTTCTCCGGCAGTACCGGACAGTTCGTCACCACCAGCCAGAACGACACGACGTATCCGGCGGAGAAGGGCTGGTACCTGCCGCTGGTGTACAACAACGCATTGACCGGCGAACGGGTGATCAACCAGGCCAGTCTGGTGCTGGGACGAATCGTGTTCACCACGGCCAGTGTCGATACCACCGACCCGTGTTCCAGTTTCGGTACCGGCAAACTGATCGAACTCGATGCGTTCAGCGGTAAGATGCTCAACTACGCGGTGCTCGATACCAACGCCGATGGCGTGGTCGACAGCAACGACACGATTTCCAGCGGCGTGGTGTTCACCGGCGGTATCCCGACCCTGAACGCCATCGTCAACGGTGCATCACGCAAGGTCGTGAACGATTCCAGTGGCGGTATCACCACCCTGGTGGAAAAATCCGGCGGCGGCAGCCGTCGTATCATGTGGCGGCAAATTCAGTAA
- a CDS encoding sensor histidine kinase, whose product MIAEADNADSKQAQRLLRLYHLYRLSVGITLVLLISSNMDNRLLTSANDEWLRNGSWLYLVLNILLVVFLENIHRPAQLFALALVDILLLCGVFYAAGGVASAIGNLLIVSVAISNTLLRRRIGLLIAAIATLGIVGLSFVLSFSHPLSANDYLQAGTLGALCFAASLLVQGLIRRLEVSENLAELRASEVVGLEALNALILQRMRTGILVLDEQRRVQLANHSAKALLGQTHLEGDLIDEHSSALVERLQLWLNNPTLRPQSLKIAGNGLELQPSFIALEQSPNRQTLVFLEDLAQIAQQAQQLKLAALGRLTAGIAHEIRNPLGAISHAAQLLQESEELDSADRRLTQIIQDHSQRMNRVIENVLQLSRRQQSAPQRLDLKPWLEQFVSESREQAGERQHIHLHIGPGDFRTLMDPGQLTQILDNLLRNGWRHSALLHDPAEVWLTLFIDPESTLAVLEVQDNGPGVSLEQQAHLFEPFFTTSSQGTGLGLYLSRELCESNQARLDFKSRQGGGCFRITFAHGRKQS is encoded by the coding sequence CAGGCCCAGCGACTGCTGCGCCTCTATCATCTGTACCGTTTAAGTGTCGGCATCACCCTGGTGCTGCTGATCTCCAGCAACATGGACAACCGCCTGCTGACCTCGGCCAACGACGAGTGGCTGCGCAATGGCAGCTGGTTGTACCTGGTGCTGAACATCCTGCTGGTGGTGTTCCTGGAGAACATCCACCGCCCGGCCCAGCTGTTCGCTCTGGCACTGGTCGACATCCTGCTGCTGTGCGGCGTGTTCTATGCGGCCGGCGGTGTGGCCAGTGCGATTGGCAACTTGCTGATTGTTTCGGTGGCTATCAGCAACACGTTGCTGCGACGACGCATCGGCTTGCTGATCGCCGCCATCGCCACCCTCGGCATCGTCGGGCTCAGCTTTGTGCTGAGTTTCAGCCACCCCTTGAGCGCCAACGACTATCTGCAGGCCGGCACCCTCGGCGCCTTGTGCTTCGCCGCCTCGCTGCTGGTGCAAGGGTTGATCCGCCGTCTTGAAGTCAGTGAGAACCTGGCCGAGCTGCGCGCCAGCGAGGTGGTGGGGCTCGAAGCCCTCAATGCGTTGATCCTGCAACGCATGCGCACCGGCATTCTGGTGCTCGACGAACAGCGCCGGGTGCAATTGGCCAACCACAGCGCCAAGGCCCTGCTGGGACAAACGCACCTTGAGGGTGACTTGATCGATGAGCACTCGAGCGCACTGGTCGAACGCCTGCAGCTGTGGCTGAACAACCCGACCCTGCGCCCGCAAAGCCTGAAAATCGCCGGCAACGGCCTGGAGCTGCAACCAAGCTTCATCGCCCTGGAACAAAGTCCGAACCGTCAAACCCTGGTGTTTCTCGAAGACCTCGCCCAGATCGCCCAACAGGCCCAGCAATTGAAACTTGCTGCGCTGGGCCGACTGACCGCCGGTATCGCCCATGAAATCCGCAATCCGCTGGGGGCCATCAGTCATGCTGCACAGCTGTTGCAGGAGTCCGAGGAACTCGACAGCGCGGATCGGCGTCTGACGCAGATCATTCAAGACCACTCCCAGCGCATGAACCGAGTCATCGAAAACGTCCTGCAACTGTCCCGCCGTCAGCAGAGCGCGCCGCAACGGCTGGATCTCAAACCGTGGCTGGAGCAGTTCGTCAGCGAGAGCCGCGAACAGGCTGGCGAGCGCCAGCATATTCACCTGCACATCGGCCCGGGGGATTTTCGCACCCTGATGGATCCCGGCCAGCTCACGCAGATTCTCGACAATCTGTTACGCAATGGCTGGCGCCACAGTGCCCTGCTACACGATCCGGCCGAGGTGTGGCTGACGTTGTTCATTGACCCCGAGAGCACGCTGGCCGTGCTCGAAGTGCAGGACAACGGCCCCGGTGTGTCGCTGGAACAACAGGCTCATCTGTTCGAACCTTTCTTTACCACCAGCAGCCAGGGCACCGGCCTTGGGCTTTATCTGTCCCGTGAGCTGTGCGAAAGCAATCAAGCGCGCCTAGACTTCAAATCACGCCAAGGCGGCGGCTGCTTTCGCATCACCTTTGCTCACGGACGGAAACAAAGTTGA
- a CDS encoding GspH/FimT family pseudopilin — protein sequence MPQQGFSLVELLMGLAIGAIVLSLVSPALADFTESNRRQQAAQSLLDGIRNARSMAITRNQSVVIHGINGDWGQGWRIILDLSGKGPADAGNPLLIEQASDGRIPIVGNWLVSRYIRFSSLGQPLVPDRKFQAGTLHLCSTREPVSQLQVVLAATGRVRLASQKAEQALCRKDKAIRSSVRAAL from the coding sequence ATGCCGCAACAGGGTTTCAGTCTGGTCGAACTGCTTATGGGACTGGCGATCGGCGCAATTGTTCTGTCACTGGTCAGTCCGGCGCTGGCGGACTTCACCGAATCAAACCGGCGGCAGCAGGCCGCGCAGTCTTTGCTTGACGGGATTCGTAATGCCCGGAGCATGGCCATCACGCGCAATCAGAGCGTGGTGATTCATGGCATCAACGGTGACTGGGGCCAGGGCTGGCGGATCATTCTGGATCTCAGCGGAAAGGGGCCGGCTGATGCCGGTAATCCATTGCTGATCGAGCAGGCGAGTGACGGACGGATACCGATTGTCGGCAACTGGCTGGTGAGCCGGTACATACGGTTCAGCAGCCTGGGCCAGCCACTGGTGCCGGACCGCAAGTTTCAGGCGGGGACGTTACATCTGTGCTCGACTCGCGAGCCGGTCAGCCAGCTCCAGGTGGTGCTGGCGGCGACCGGTCGCGTACGCCTGGCCAGCCAAAAGGCTGAACAGGCGCTGTGCCGAAAGGATAAAGCGATCAGATCGAGCGTACGCGCAGCTCTTTAG
- a CDS encoding type IV pilin protein, with amino-acid sequence MRRSNRGFTLIEIMIVIAIIGIIITIAAPSYTEYLKKGRRAEVVSLLSEQAQTLERFYTRNNAYTGVTGLSTGNDFYTITPTIADQTFVLTATRKAGTSMATDKCGDFTLTNTGVRSMNNATTGLTTKDCWGR; translated from the coding sequence ATGCGCAGATCCAACCGAGGTTTCACCCTGATCGAGATCATGATCGTGATTGCGATAATCGGGATCATCATCACCATTGCCGCACCGAGCTATACCGAATATCTGAAGAAGGGCCGTCGCGCCGAGGTGGTATCGCTGCTGTCGGAGCAGGCGCAGACTCTTGAGCGCTTCTACACCAGAAACAATGCTTACACGGGCGTCACCGGTCTCAGCACGGGTAATGATTTCTACACCATCACCCCGACCATCGCTGACCAGACCTTTGTGCTGACCGCGACCCGCAAGGCCGGCACCAGCATGGCCACTGACAAGTGCGGCGATTTCACCCTCACCAACACCGGTGTCAGAAGCATGAACAACGCGACCACCGGGCTGACCACCAAGGATTGCTGGGGCCGCTGA
- the thiO gene encoding glycine oxidase ThiO, whose product MTRQQQVVIVGGGVIGLLTAYNLASEVGSVVLLDRSNVGQESSWAGGGIVSPLYPWRYSPAVTALAHWSQDFYPQLGERLFADTGVDPEVHTTGLYWLDLDDETEALAWAARENRPLRAVDISAAHDAVPVLGGGFSRAIYMADVANVRNPRLVKSLKAALQALPNVTIHEQCEVSGFVREGERVVGVQTSTGVITGDQVVLTAGAWSGELLKTLNLSLPVEPVKGQMILYKCAADFLPSMVLAKGRYAIPRRDGHILIGSTLEHEGFDKTPTDNALESLKASAVELLPALADAEVVGHWAGLRPGSPEGIPYIGRVPGFDGLWLNCGHYRNGLVLAPASCQLFADVMLGRAPIIDPAPYAPAGRI is encoded by the coding sequence ATGACCAGGCAACAGCAAGTGGTGATTGTCGGTGGCGGGGTGATTGGCCTGCTCACTGCGTACAACCTCGCCTCCGAGGTCGGCAGCGTGGTGCTGCTGGATCGTTCGAACGTCGGCCAGGAATCGTCCTGGGCCGGCGGCGGTATCGTCTCTCCGCTGTACCCGTGGCGCTACAGCCCGGCCGTCACCGCGCTGGCGCACTGGTCGCAGGATTTTTATCCACAGCTGGGCGAGCGCCTTTTTGCCGATACCGGGGTCGACCCCGAAGTGCACACCACCGGCCTGTATTGGCTGGACCTGGATGACGAAACCGAAGCGCTGGCCTGGGCCGCGCGGGAAAACCGTCCGCTGCGGGCTGTGGATATCTCGGCGGCGCATGATGCGGTGCCGGTGCTCGGTGGCGGTTTTTCCCGGGCGATCTACATGGCCGATGTGGCCAACGTGCGCAATCCGCGGCTGGTGAAGTCTTTGAAAGCGGCGTTGCAGGCGCTGCCGAACGTGACGATTCACGAGCAGTGTGAAGTCAGCGGGTTTGTCCGTGAAGGCGAGCGGGTGGTGGGCGTGCAGACCTCCACGGGTGTGATCACCGGTGATCAGGTCGTGCTGACGGCGGGCGCGTGGAGCGGAGAATTGCTCAAGACCCTGAACCTTTCCCTGCCGGTGGAGCCGGTCAAGGGCCAAATGATTCTCTACAAGTGCGCGGCGGATTTCCTGCCGAGCATGGTGCTGGCCAAGGGGCGCTACGCCATTCCCCGTCGTGACGGGCATATTCTGATCGGCAGTACGCTGGAGCACGAAGGCTTTGACAAGACCCCGACGGATAATGCGCTGGAAAGCCTCAAGGCATCGGCGGTCGAGTTGTTGCCGGCGCTGGCCGATGCTGAAGTGGTGGGGCATTGGGCCGGGCTGCGACCGGGTTCACCGGAAGGCATTCCATACATTGGCCGGGTTCCGGGGTTTGACGGTCTGTGGCTGAACTGCGGTCATTACCGCAACGGACTGGTGCTGGCGCCGGCATCCTGTCAGTTGTTTGCCGACGTGATGCTGGGGCGCGCGCCGATCATTGATCCGGCGCCGTATGCACCGGCCGGACGGATCTAG
- a CDS encoding pilus assembly PilX family protein, whose translation MNVSLHRRRSQGGMVLLVSLVFLLLLTVIGLSSMQSANLQEKMAGSVSLRNQSFQTAEAALRIGESAVQLDGYALAVCASPTQCAPPAESSVVSAAGFNSTSGVTWIAAGSGFYGVQNIGTTLTAVNVPSNTSATLYRVTAVGIAGTSRSVVESVYAKY comes from the coding sequence ATGAACGTTTCTCTTCATAGGCGACGGTCCCAGGGCGGCATGGTGTTGCTGGTCAGCCTGGTATTTCTGCTGCTTCTGACGGTGATCGGCCTGTCATCGATGCAAAGCGCCAACCTGCAGGAAAAAATGGCCGGCAGCGTGAGTTTGCGCAATCAATCGTTCCAGACTGCCGAGGCAGCGTTGCGCATCGGCGAAAGCGCGGTGCAACTGGATGGCTACGCGCTGGCGGTGTGCGCCAGCCCTACCCAATGCGCGCCGCCGGCGGAGTCCTCGGTGGTCAGCGCGGCTGGGTTCAACTCCACGTCGGGCGTGACCTGGATCGCCGCCGGCAGCGGGTTCTACGGGGTGCAGAACATCGGCACGACCCTGACGGCGGTGAACGTGCCGAGCAATACTTCGGCGACGTTGTACCGGGTCACGGCCGTGGGCATCGCCGGCACTTCGCGCAGTGTGGTGGAGAGTGTCTATGCGAAGTATTGA
- a CDS encoding PilW family protein has translation MKRQNLGFGLIEMLVALALGLIVVLGVVQIFLAAKNTYVSQNSAAAMQEDARFVLSKMIQELRMVGMFGCLGTITDSSSAGDFNAAQITPISWDNANLKLTLVTADVGSAGGTPTWTVVSDCRNSATAYTGARVAATGQIAFPIRRLVYSFSNNQILMGTGSGNPAQQVLVNNVSAFTVTFGLASSATDVAASTYSANPGDPARIRSVRLSLTLTDPNNRVRDQTFNVVAALRNRLQ, from the coding sequence ATGAAGCGCCAAAACCTGGGCTTCGGCCTGATCGAAATGCTGGTCGCCCTGGCGCTGGGTCTGATCGTGGTACTCGGTGTGGTGCAAATTTTCCTGGCGGCGAAAAACACCTACGTCAGCCAGAACAGCGCCGCCGCCATGCAGGAAGATGCGCGGTTCGTGTTGAGCAAGATGATCCAGGAGCTGCGCATGGTGGGTATGTTCGGCTGCCTGGGCACGATTACCGATTCCAGCTCGGCGGGAGATTTCAATGCGGCCCAGATCACGCCGATCAGTTGGGACAACGCCAATCTCAAACTGACCCTGGTCACCGCCGATGTCGGCAGCGCGGGCGGGACGCCGACCTGGACCGTGGTCTCCGATTGCCGCAACAGCGCCACGGCTTATACCGGTGCGCGGGTGGCGGCGACAGGACAGATTGCGTTTCCGATCCGTCGGCTGGTCTACAGCTTCAGCAACAACCAGATTCTGATGGGCACCGGCAGCGGCAACCCCGCCCAGCAGGTGCTGGTGAACAATGTCAGTGCATTCACCGTGACGTTCGGTCTGGCGAGTTCCGCGACCGATGTCGCGGCGTCCACCTACAGCGCCAATCCCGGTGACCCGGCGCGGATCCGCAGCGTGCGCCTGAGCCTGACCCTCACTGACCCGAACAACCGGGTCCGCGATCAAACCTTCAATGTGGTTGCCGCCTTGCGCAACCGCTTGCAGTGA
- a CDS encoding sigma-54-dependent transcriptional regulator, with translation MNTSPRQKILIVDDEPDIRELLEITLGRMKLDTFSARNLAEAQALLHRESFDLCLTDMRLPDGTGLELVQHIQQRYPQLPVAMITAYGSLETAINALKAGAFDFLTKPVDLTRLRELVGSALRMPPAGNVCTSIDRRLLGESPPMRNLRKQIDKLARSQAPVYISGESGSGKELVARLIHEQGPRASRPFVPVNCGAIPSELMESEFFGHRKGSFSGAVEDKPGLFQAAHGGTLFLDEVADLPLPMQVKLLRAIQEKAVRSVGGQQETVVDVRILCATHKDLDAEVAAERFRQDLYYRLNVIELRVPSLRERREDIEALAGHVLRRLANGTGQPAARLHPHALEALKNYRFPGNVRELENVLERAHTLCENHTIEAEDLRLSEGNSAAEGGVADLTRIDNLEDYLESVERKLILQALEETRWNRTAAAQRLSLSFRSMRYRLKKLGLD, from the coding sequence TTGAACACGAGCCCACGGCAAAAAATCCTCATCGTCGACGACGAGCCGGATATCCGCGAACTCCTGGAAATCACCCTGGGACGGATGAAACTCGACACCTTCAGCGCACGCAATCTCGCAGAAGCCCAGGCGCTGCTGCACCGCGAGAGTTTCGATCTGTGCCTGACCGACATGCGCCTGCCCGACGGCACCGGCCTGGAGCTGGTGCAGCACATCCAGCAACGTTATCCACAACTGCCGGTGGCGATGATTACCGCCTACGGTAGCCTGGAAACGGCGATCAACGCCCTGAAGGCCGGGGCTTTCGACTTCCTCACCAAACCGGTGGACCTGACGCGTCTGCGCGAGCTGGTCGGCTCGGCGTTGCGCATGCCGCCGGCGGGTAATGTCTGCACCTCGATCGACCGCCGGTTGCTTGGCGAATCGCCGCCGATGCGCAACCTGCGCAAACAGATCGACAAACTGGCTCGCAGCCAGGCACCGGTCTACATCAGTGGCGAGTCCGGCAGCGGCAAGGAGCTGGTGGCCCGACTGATTCATGAACAGGGCCCGCGCGCCAGCCGGCCATTCGTGCCGGTGAACTGCGGGGCGATTCCTTCAGAGCTGATGGAGAGCGAATTCTTCGGCCACCGCAAAGGCAGTTTCAGCGGTGCGGTGGAGGATAAACCGGGACTGTTTCAGGCAGCCCACGGTGGCACGCTGTTTCTTGACGAGGTGGCGGACCTGCCGCTGCCGATGCAGGTCAAGCTGCTGCGGGCGATCCAGGAAAAAGCCGTGCGCAGCGTCGGCGGTCAACAGGAAACCGTGGTTGATGTGCGCATCCTTTGCGCGACGCACAAGGACCTCGACGCGGAAGTGGCTGCCGAGCGCTTTCGTCAGGATCTGTATTACCGGTTGAACGTGATCGAACTGCGTGTGCCGTCCCTGCGCGAACGTCGCGAGGACATCGAAGCACTGGCCGGCCATGTACTCAGGCGCCTGGCCAATGGCACCGGACAACCGGCGGCACGTCTTCATCCCCATGCCCTTGAGGCGCTGAAAAACTACCGCTTTCCGGGTAACGTGCGGGAACTGGAGAACGTGCTCGAACGGGCGCACACCCTGTGTGAAAACCACACGATCGAGGCCGAGGATTTACGCCTGAGTGAGGGCAACAGTGCCGCCGAGGGCGGGGTCGCAGATCTCACCCGGATCGACAACCTCGAAGACTATCTTGAGAGCGTCGAGCGCAAACTGATTCTGCAGGCACTGGAAGAGACCCGCTGGAATCGCACGGCGGCGGCGCAGCGGTTGAGTCTGTCGTTTCGGTCGATGCGCTACAGGCTCAAGAAGCTCGGGCTGGACTGA
- a CDS encoding GspH/FimT family pseudopilin, whose translation MDHRTKGFTLIELLVAVAVFVILITMAVPAFTRSVQGSKADTEVGDLQRALNYARLEAINRGVTTRLRPSAGGSLWTGELSVYDSTGTPANVLRVVPAMSSGATLTLPSGVTALDFNNLGGLAAPSTAVVISYVLGTQSRTLNVCLNGRIQLGGSCG comes from the coding sequence ATGGATCATCGTACAAAAGGTTTCACGCTGATCGAGCTGTTGGTGGCGGTCGCGGTGTTTGTGATCCTGATCACGATGGCGGTGCCGGCGTTCACCCGTTCGGTGCAGGGCAGCAAGGCCGACACCGAGGTCGGCGACCTGCAACGGGCCCTCAATTACGCCAGGCTCGAGGCAATCAACCGGGGCGTCACAACCCGCTTGCGGCCGAGCGCCGGCGGCAGTCTCTGGACCGGCGAACTGTCGGTCTACGACAGTACTGGCACTCCGGCCAATGTATTGCGGGTTGTTCCAGCGATGAGCAGCGGCGCGACTCTGACGCTACCCTCTGGAGTGACCGCGCTGGATTTCAACAATCTGGGCGGGCTGGCGGCACCGTCCACGGCGGTGGTCATCAGTTACGTGCTGGGAACGCAAAGCAGGACGCTGAACGTGTGTCTGAACGGACGAATTCAATTGGGTGGAAGTTGCGGATGA